The Acidovorax sp. RAC01 genomic sequence GACGACTTCACCCGCCGTTTTCCGGCCTGTGTGGACGAATACGAAACCCTGCTGACGGATAACCGGATCTGGAAGCAGCGTACGGTCGGCATTGGCGTGGTACTGCCTGAGCGCGCACTGAACCTTGGCATGACGGGCCCCATGCTCCGCGGCTCGGGCATCGCATGGGACCTGCGCAAGACCCAGCCCTACGATGTGTACGACCGCGTTGATTTCGACGTGCCGGTGGGCAAGACCGGCGACTGCTACGACCGTTACCTGGTACGCGTGCAGGAAATGCGGGAATCCAATCGCATCATCAAGCAATGCGTGGACTGGCTGCGCGCAAACCCCGGCCCGGTGATTACCGACAATCACAAGATCGCTCCCCCGGCACGTGAATCGATGAAGGCGAACATGGAGGAGTTGATCCACCATTTCAAGCTGTTCACTGAAGGTTTCCGTGTGCCCGAAGGCGAAGCGTATGCAGCCGTCGAGCACCCCAAGGGTGAGTTTGGTATCTACATCGTGAGCGATGGCGCCAACAAACCGTACCGCTTGAAGATCCGCGCGCCGGGTTTCGCCCACCTGGCGACGCTCGATGAGATGGCGCGCGGTCACATGATCGCGGACGCGGTGGCCATCATTGGCACCATGGATATCGTGTTCGGAGAAATTGACCGATGATTACCGAAGCCACGCGCGCGCGTTTTGCCCGTGAGGTCGCCAAGTACCCAGCCGACCAGAAGCAGTCGGCCGTGATGGCTTGCCTGGCGATCGTCCAGCAGGAACAGGGCTCCGTCAGCGCCGAAAGCGAAGCTGTCATTGCCGAATATCTGGGCATGCCGCAGATCGCTGTGCGCGAAGTCACGACGTTCTACAACATGTACAACCAGCGGCCGGTGGGTGCGTTCAAGCTGAACGTGTGCACCAACCTGCCGTGCCAGTTGCGCGACGGTCAAAAAGCGCTGCGCCACCTGGAGCACAAGCTGGGCATCTCGGCCGGTGAAACCACGGCCGACGGTCTGTTCACGCTTCAGCAGTCAGAGTGCCTGGGCGCTTGTGCCGACGCACCCGTCATGCTGGTGAACAACCGTGCCATGTGCAGCTTCATGGACAACGGCAAGCTGGACCAACTGATTGACGGGCTCCGCGGCAGCCACGAAGCTGTCTCGGCGACCCAGGCAAAGGGCGAGTGATGACGACCACCGCAGCACAGATTCTTTCCCAGTTTCAGGCGACAGGCGTACAGACCTGTTTCCACGACCGCCACATTGAGCCGCAGATCTATGCGGGTCTGGACGGCACCAACTGGAGCCTGAAGGATTACGAGGCCCGAGGTGGCTATCAGGCGCTTCGTCGCATTCTCGGACAGGACGGCGCCGAAGGCCTGACGCAGGACCAGGTGATTGCAACCGTCAAGGAATCAGGTCTCCGGGGCCGGGGCGGTGCAGGCTTTCCAACGGGTCTCAAGTGGAGCTTCATGCCCCGTTCATTCCCGGGCCAAAAGTACCTGGTCTGCAATTCCGATGAAGGCGAGCCGGGCACCTGCAAGGACCGCGACATCCTGCAGTTCAATCCGCATATCGTGATCGAAGGGATGATCATCGCGGCCTACGCGATGGGCATTTCCGTGGGGTACAACTACATCCACGGCGAAATCTTCCAGACGTACGACCGGTTTGAAGAGGCGCTGGAAGAGGCGCGTGCTGCGGGTTACCTGGGCGACAAAATTTTGGGCAGCAACTTCAGCTTCCAGTTGCACGCTGCACATGGATTTGGCGCGTACATCTGCGGTGAAGAAACCGCCTTGCTGGAGTCGCTGGAAGGCAAGAAGGGGCAGCCCCGTTTCAAACCGCCGTTTCCGGCCAGCTTCGGGCTTTACGGCAAGCCGACCACGATCAACAACACCGAAACGTTTGCTGCGGTACCGTGGATCATCCGCAATGGCGGCGCGGCGTATCTTGCCTGCGGCAAGCCCAACAACGGCGGCACCAAAATTTTCTCGGTGTCCGGTGACGTCGAGAAGCCCGGCAATTACGAGATTCCACTGGGTACCCCGTTTTCCAAGCTTCTGGAACTGGCCGGTGGTGTGCGCAAGGGGCGCCAGTTGAAGGCAGTGATCCCTGGTGGATCGTCCTCGCCCGTGCTGCCTGCCTCCATCATGATGGACTGCACGATGGACTATGACTCCATCGCCAAGGCCGGGTCCATGCTCGGTTCCGGCGCGGTCATCGTGATGGACGACTCGCGTTGCATGGTGGAGAGCCTGCTGCGCCTCTCGTACTTCTACATGCACGAATCGTGTGGCCAGTGCACGCCCTGCCGCGAAGGCACGGGCTGGATGTGGCGGGTGATCGACCGCATCAAGCACGGTCATGGGCGTGATACCGATCTGGATCTGCTCAATTCGGTGGCAGACAACATCCAGGGTCGCACGATTTGTGCACTGGGCGATGCTGCCGCCATGCCGGTCCGCGCAATGATCAAGCACTTCCGCCCCGAGTTCGAGGCAATGATCCAGAGCGGGGCGTCGCGCACAGCGACCTCCGTCTGATCGCGGGAAAACATATGGTTGAAATAGAACTTGACGGTCAAAAGGTGGAAGTCGCCGAAGGCTGCATGGTGATGCATGCAGCCGAAAAGGCCGGCACCTACATTCCCCACTTCTGCTATCACAAGAAGCTCTCCATCGCTGCCAACTGCCGCATGTGCCTGGTAGAGGTGGAGAAGGCTCCGAAGCCCATGCCCGCCTGCGCCACGCCCGTGACGCAAGGGATGATCGTCCGCACAAAGAGCGAAAAGGCCATCAAGGCCCAGCAGTCCGTGATGGAGTTCCTGCTGATCAATCACCCGCTGGATTGCCCCATCTGCGATCAGGGCGGCGAGTGTCAGCTGCAGGATCTGGCCGTCGGCTACGGTGGCTCTGCGTCGCGTTATGCCGAAGAAAAGCGCGTCGTCCTGAACAAGGATGTCGGCCCGTTGATCTCCATGCAGGAGATGAGCCGCTGCATCCACTGCACCCGCTGTGTGCGCTTTGGCCAGGAAGTGGCTGGCGTGATGGAACTGGGCATGATTCACCGCGGTGAACATTCCGAGATCACAACCGTGGCCGGTGACACGGTGGACTCCGAACTGTCGGGCAACATGATCGACATTTGCCCGGTGGGTGCGCTGACCAGCAAGCCGTTCCGCTACAGCGCACGCACGTGGGAGCTTTCCCGTCGGCGCTCGGTGAGCCCCCATGATTCCACGGGTGCCAACCTGATTGTCCAGGTCAAGAACCATAAGGTCCTGCGCGTGCTTCCGTTTGAAAACGAAGCGGTCAACGAATGCTGGATTGCGGACCGCGACCGTTTCTCATACGAGGCCCTGAGCAGTGATGACCGCCTGACCCAGCCCATGCTCAAGCAGGGCGGGGTGTGGAAGGAAGTGGACTGGCAGACGGCGCTGGAGTACGTCGCCAACGGCATCAAGAACATCAAGAACGACCACGGCGCACAAAGCATTGGTGCGCTGGTGAGTCCGCACAGCACGCTGGAAGAGCTGTACCTGGCGGCTTCGCTGGTGCGCGGCCTTGGCAGCGACAACGTTGACTACCGTCTGCGTAACGCAGAGTTTGCGGCGCCAGAGGGCGTTCGCTGGCTGGGCACATCGATTGCATCGTTGTCCACCCTGCAGCGCGCTCTGGTCATCGGGTCCAACCTCCGCAAGGATCACCCCCTGTTTGCACTGCGCGTACGCCAGGCGGTCCGCCACGGAGCACAGGTTACGGCCATCGGCGCGCACGAGCCCGAATGGGCGATGCCACTTCACCGGTCGGTGGTGCAGCCCGCGGCGCAGTGGGTTTCTGCGTTGGGTGCCATCGCTTCTGCAGTCGCACAAGAAAAGGGGGTAACAGCTCCTGCCGGTGCACCCGCCAGCGATGCAGACGCGCTGGCGATCGCGCGTTCCCTGCTGGGGGGTGAGCGCAAGGCTGTGCTGCTGGGCAACGCTGCGGCGCACCATGCGCATGCCAGCGAGCTGCTCACACTGGCCAACTGGATCGGCAGCCACACGGGTGCCACGGTGGGCTTCCTCACCGAAGCTGCCAATACCGTGGGCGCACAGTTTGCCGGTGCCCATCCCGTCAACGGTGGCCTGAACGCCGGCCAGATGCTGGCAGGCGGGCTCAAGGCCGCGCTGCTGCTCAACACCGAACCCGTGGCCGACTCGGCCGCCGGTCGGCAGGCCGTTCAAGCGCTGTCCGGTGCTGAGATGGTGGTCACGTTGAGCCCCTTCAAGTGCAACCTGGAATTCAGCGACGTACTGCTTCCGATTGCTCCGTTCACCGAGACTTCGGGCACGTTCGTGAACGCAGAAGGACGCTTGCAAAGCTTTCATGCCGTCGTGCGCCCGCTGGGCGAAACGCGTCCTGCATGGAAGGTGTTGCGTGTGCTCGCCAACCTGCTGGGTGTGGCCGGTTTTGATTTCGAAACCTCGACCGATGTGCTGGTGCGCGCGACCAATGCAGCCGCGGGTTCTGTCACCCACATCCCCGCTGAGCAGTTGTCGAACGTCGTCAGCGCGGCTGCCCCTGCCGCGGCAGGCACCGCTGCCGATCCGGTGGTGGCATCGATTTATCAACTCGATGGTCTGGTGCGCCGATCGCCCTCGCTGCAACTGACGGCGGATGCCCGTCTGGCCCGTGAAGGAGTGGCCGCATGATTGACGCGCTGTACAACGGTGGTCTGACGCTTCTGCCGTACGGCTGGTGGTCTGCCCTGGCCTGGCCGGTCCTCTGGATTTTGCTCAAGATCGTGTGCATTCTGGCGCCGCTGATGGGCGCGGTGGCCTACCTCACGCTGTGGGAGCGGAAACTGCTGGGCTTTATGCAGGTCCGCCACGGTCCCAACCGCGTAGGTCCTTTTGGCCTGCTGCAGCCCATTGCCGACGCGCTGAAGCTGCTGACCAAGGAAATCATCCAGCCTGCTGCCGCCAGCAAGGGGCTGTTTGTGCTTGGTCCGGTCATGGCGATCATGCCCGCGCTGGCAGCCTGGGTGGTGATCCCGTTCGGACCCGACGTGGCATTGGCCAACGTCAATGCCGGGTTGTTGCTGGTCATGGCCATCACCTCGATCGAGGTCTACGGCGTGATCATTGCGGGCTGGGCCTCCAACTCGAAGTATGCGTTTCTTGGCGCGCTGCGCGCATCTGCTCAGATGGTGAGCTACGAAATCGCCATGGGTTTCTGCTTCCTCGTTGTGATCATGGTGTCGGGCAGCATGAACCTGACCGAGATCGTGATGAGCCAGGGCAGGGGCATGGCGGCTGACAACGGTCTCACTTTCCTGTCCTGGAACTGGCTGCCCCTGCTGCCCATCTTCCTCGTGTACCTGATCTCGGGCGTTGCTGAAACCAACCGCCATCCGTTCGATGTCGTCGAAGGCGAAGCCGAAATCGTGGCCGGCCACATGGTCGAGTACTCGGGTATGGGCTTTGCCATCTTCTTCCTGGCCGAGTACGCCAGCATGTGGCTGGTGTCCATTCTGGCGGCGATCATGTTCCTCGGCGGCTGGTTGCCCCCGATCGACAGTGCGGTCTTCAACTGGATTCCAGGCTGGATCTGGCTGGGTCTGAAGACTTTCCTGGTGGTGTCCATGTTCATCTGGATCCGGGCGACCTTCCCCCGCTTCCGGTATGACCAGATCATGCGTCTGGGCTGGAAGATCTTCATCCCGGTCACGCTGGTGTACTTGCTCTTTGTCGGTGGGTGGCTGCTGTCGCCCTGGAATATCTGGAAATAGGCGGAACGCGAAATGACTGCTGTTGCTGCTGCTGCTCCCTTCTCTGTGAAGGACTTTTTCAAGAGCTTCATGCTCGTAGAGCTGCTCAAGGGTATGGCCCTGACCGGCCGGTATGCGTTCCGTCGCAAGGTGACCGTTCAGTTCCCTGAAGAAAAGACGCCTCTTTCTCCGCGTTTTCGTGGCCTGCACGCCCTGCGCCGCTATGAGAACGGCGAAGAGCGCTGCATTGCCTGCAAGCTGTGCGAAGCCGTGTGCCCGGCACTGGCGATTACCATCGAATCCGATGTGCGCGAAGACGGTTCACGCCGGACCACGCGCTACGACATCGACCTGACGAAGTGCATCTTCTGCGGGTTCTGTGAAGAAAGCTGCCCGGTGGATTCGATCGTTGAAACGCAGATCCTTGAGTACCACGGCGAAAAGCGGGGCGACCTGTACTTCACGAAGGAAATGTTGCTGGCTGTGGGCGACCGGTATGAAGGCGAGATTGCCGCAGCCAAGGCTGCGGACGCCAAGTACCGCTGAGCGGTGTCTGGTACTGCCTTCCTGCCAGAACTTCTATAAAGACCCGATTCATGGACGCCAAGACTGGTTTCTTCTACCTCTTCTCGGTCGTGCTGCTGTTTGCAGCCTTCCGGGTGATCACTGCGCGCAATCCGGTGCACGCGGTGCTTTATCTCATCCTTGCGTTCTCGCAGGCTGCCGCCGTCTGGCTGTTGCTGAAGGCCGAGTTCCTGGCCATTGCGCTGGTGCTGGTGTACCTGGGCGCTGTGATGGTGCTTTTCCTCTTTGTGGTGATGATGCTCGATATCCATATCGACTCCGTCCGCAAGGGTTTCTGGAAGCATTTCCCGCTGGCTGCCACCGTGGGCGCGCTGATCGCCCTCGAAATGGCGGCCGTGCTGATGGGCGGTTTCCGCGGTATGGAAGAGCCCAAGGCGCTGGCGCCCGTGCTCGACGCAGCAGGGCAAGCCATTCAGCACTCGAACACCAAGTCGCTGGGCAAACTGCTTTACACCGAATACCTTTATCCGGTTGAAATTGCGGCCGTGATCCTGCTGGTAGCGATGATCGCCGCCATTGCGCTCACCCTCCGCCAGCGCAAGGACAGCAAGGCCATCAATCCGTCGGCACAGATCCGCGTTCGCGCTGCCGACCGCCTGGCGGTCGTGAAGGTCGCTGCCACGCAAAAGCCGCTTCCTGATGAGCCTGCAGCGGCTGCAGCCGAGGAGAAGAAGGCATGACGTTGACACTGGGCCATTTCCTGTCGCTGGGCGCGATGTTGTTCGCGCTGTCTGTGATCGGCATCTTCCTCAACCGCAAGAACCTGATCGTATTGTTGATGGCTATCGAGCTGATGCTGCTGGCGGTCAACATGAATTTCGTGGCGTTTTCGTACTACCTCGGTGACATGCACGGACAGGTGTTCGTGTTCTTCATCCTGACGGTGGCTGCGGCCGAGTCGGCCATCGGGCTTGCCATCCTGGTGCTGCTGTTCCGCAACAAGACCAGCATCAACGCTGAAGACCTCAACACCCTCAAGGGCTGATGAGCTACCGGTATTCGCAAGGTCCTCAAGAATGAGTCAAACCCTCTCTGCATCAACGCTCCTGGCGGTTCCGCTGGCCCCGCTGGCAGGCGCGCTGCTGGCCGGCGTTTTCGGCACCACGTTCGGCGGCAACTGGATTGGCCGCCGGCTCAGCCACACGCTGACGATTCTGGGCGTGCTGGTGGCGTTCGTACTGTCTGCCATGACGCTCAAGAGCGTAGCGGTCGATGGTGCCTATTTCAACGAAACCCTCTACACGTGGATGGTCGTTGGTGGTCTGAAGATGGAAGTCGGCTTCCTGGTCGACAGCCTCACCGCGATGATGATGGTGGTGGTGACCTTCGTGTCGCTGATGGTGCACATCTACACCATCGGCTACATGGAAGAGGACGACGGCTACAACCGCTTTTTTGCCTACATCTCCCTGTTCACGTTCTCGATGCTCATGCTCGTCATGAGCAACAACCTGCTGCAGCTGTTCTTTGGCTGGGAGGCGGTGGGGCTGGTGTCGTACCTGCTGATCGGCTTCTGGTTCAACAAGCCTACGGCCATCTTCGCGAACATGAAGGCGTTTCTGGTGAACCGTGTCGGTGACTTCGGGTTCATCCTGGGCATTGGCCTGATTGCGGCCTATGCTGGCACGCTGAACTACGGCGAAGTGTTCGCCAAGTCGGGGGAGCTGGGTGGCCTGGCGTTTCCGGGTACCGACTGGATGCTGATCACTGTGATCTGCATTTGCCTCTTCATCGGTGCGATGGGCAAAAGCGCGCAGTTTCCGCTGCATGTGTGGCTGCCCGACTCTATGGAAGGCCCGACCCCCATTTCTGCCCTGATCCACGCGGCCACGATGGTGACGGCAGGCATCTTCATGGTGGCACGCATGTCGCCGCTGTTCGAGCTCTCGGATGCCGCCTTGAACTTCATCCTGGTGATCGGTGCCATCACGGCGCTATTCATGGGTTTCCTCGGCATCATCCAGAACGACATCAAGCGTGTGGTGGCCTATTCCACGCTGTCCCAGCTGGGCTACATGACCGTCGCTCTGGGCGCCTCTGCCTATTCGGTGGCCGTGTTCCACCTGATGACGCACGCATTCTTCAAGGCGCTGCTGTTCCTGGGCGCAGGCTCGGTCATCATGGGCATGCACCACAACCAGGACATCCGGTGGATGGGCGGCGTACGCAAGTACATGCCGATCACCTGGATCACTTCGCTGCTGGGATCGCTGGCACTGATCGGCACGCCGCTGTTCTCGGGCTTTTACTCCAAGGACAGCATCATTGAGGCTGTGCATTTCAGCAATCTGCCAGCCGCCGGCTTCGCGTACTTTGCTGTGCTGGCAGGGGTCTTCATCACGGCGTTCTATTCGTTCCGGATGTACTTCCTTGTCTTCCACGGCAAGGAGCGCTTCGACCAGAACCCGGATGCT encodes the following:
- a CDS encoding NADH-quinone oxidoreductase subunit D, with amino-acid sequence MAEIKNYSLNFGPQHPAAHGVLRLVLELDGEVVQRADPHIGLLHRATEKLAEHKTYIQSLPYMDRLDYVSMMCNEHAYCLAIEKLLGLEVPERAQYIRVMFSEITRLLNHLMWLGSHGNDCGSSTILIYTFREREDLFDMYEAVSGARMHAAYFRPGGVYRDLPDSMPQYKVSKIKNAKALEAMNQNRQGSLLDFIDDFTRRFPACVDEYETLLTDNRIWKQRTVGIGVVLPERALNLGMTGPMLRGSGIAWDLRKTQPYDVYDRVDFDVPVGKTGDCYDRYLVRVQEMRESNRIIKQCVDWLRANPGPVITDNHKIAPPARESMKANMEELIHHFKLFTEGFRVPEGEAYAAVEHPKGEFGIYIVSDGANKPYRLKIRAPGFAHLATLDEMARGHMIADAVAIIGTMDIVFGEIDR
- the nuoE gene encoding NADH-quinone oxidoreductase subunit NuoE, coding for MITEATRARFAREVAKYPADQKQSAVMACLAIVQQEQGSVSAESEAVIAEYLGMPQIAVREVTTFYNMYNQRPVGAFKLNVCTNLPCQLRDGQKALRHLEHKLGISAGETTADGLFTLQQSECLGACADAPVMLVNNRAMCSFMDNGKLDQLIDGLRGSHEAVSATQAKGE
- the nuoF gene encoding NADH-quinone oxidoreductase subunit NuoF; amino-acid sequence: MTTTAAQILSQFQATGVQTCFHDRHIEPQIYAGLDGTNWSLKDYEARGGYQALRRILGQDGAEGLTQDQVIATVKESGLRGRGGAGFPTGLKWSFMPRSFPGQKYLVCNSDEGEPGTCKDRDILQFNPHIVIEGMIIAAYAMGISVGYNYIHGEIFQTYDRFEEALEEARAAGYLGDKILGSNFSFQLHAAHGFGAYICGEETALLESLEGKKGQPRFKPPFPASFGLYGKPTTINNTETFAAVPWIIRNGGAAYLACGKPNNGGTKIFSVSGDVEKPGNYEIPLGTPFSKLLELAGGVRKGRQLKAVIPGGSSSPVLPASIMMDCTMDYDSIAKAGSMLGSGAVIVMDDSRCMVESLLRLSYFYMHESCGQCTPCREGTGWMWRVIDRIKHGHGRDTDLDLLNSVADNIQGRTICALGDAAAMPVRAMIKHFRPEFEAMIQSGASRTATSV
- the nuoG gene encoding NADH-quinone oxidoreductase subunit NuoG — encoded protein: MVEIELDGQKVEVAEGCMVMHAAEKAGTYIPHFCYHKKLSIAANCRMCLVEVEKAPKPMPACATPVTQGMIVRTKSEKAIKAQQSVMEFLLINHPLDCPICDQGGECQLQDLAVGYGGSASRYAEEKRVVLNKDVGPLISMQEMSRCIHCTRCVRFGQEVAGVMELGMIHRGEHSEITTVAGDTVDSELSGNMIDICPVGALTSKPFRYSARTWELSRRRSVSPHDSTGANLIVQVKNHKVLRVLPFENEAVNECWIADRDRFSYEALSSDDRLTQPMLKQGGVWKEVDWQTALEYVANGIKNIKNDHGAQSIGALVSPHSTLEELYLAASLVRGLGSDNVDYRLRNAEFAAPEGVRWLGTSIASLSTLQRALVIGSNLRKDHPLFALRVRQAVRHGAQVTAIGAHEPEWAMPLHRSVVQPAAQWVSALGAIASAVAQEKGVTAPAGAPASDADALAIARSLLGGERKAVLLGNAAAHHAHASELLTLANWIGSHTGATVGFLTEAANTVGAQFAGAHPVNGGLNAGQMLAGGLKAALLLNTEPVADSAAGRQAVQALSGAEMVVTLSPFKCNLEFSDVLLPIAPFTETSGTFVNAEGRLQSFHAVVRPLGETRPAWKVLRVLANLLGVAGFDFETSTDVLVRATNAAAGSVTHIPAEQLSNVVSAAAPAAAGTAADPVVASIYQLDGLVRRSPSLQLTADARLAREGVAA
- the nuoH gene encoding NADH-quinone oxidoreductase subunit NuoH encodes the protein MIDALYNGGLTLLPYGWWSALAWPVLWILLKIVCILAPLMGAVAYLTLWERKLLGFMQVRHGPNRVGPFGLLQPIADALKLLTKEIIQPAAASKGLFVLGPVMAIMPALAAWVVIPFGPDVALANVNAGLLLVMAITSIEVYGVIIAGWASNSKYAFLGALRASAQMVSYEIAMGFCFLVVIMVSGSMNLTEIVMSQGRGMAADNGLTFLSWNWLPLLPIFLVYLISGVAETNRHPFDVVEGEAEIVAGHMVEYSGMGFAIFFLAEYASMWLVSILAAIMFLGGWLPPIDSAVFNWIPGWIWLGLKTFLVVSMFIWIRATFPRFRYDQIMRLGWKIFIPVTLVYLLFVGGWLLSPWNIWK
- the nuoI gene encoding NADH-quinone oxidoreductase subunit NuoI; the encoded protein is MTAVAAAAPFSVKDFFKSFMLVELLKGMALTGRYAFRRKVTVQFPEEKTPLSPRFRGLHALRRYENGEERCIACKLCEAVCPALAITIESDVREDGSRRTTRYDIDLTKCIFCGFCEESCPVDSIVETQILEYHGEKRGDLYFTKEMLLAVGDRYEGEIAAAKAADAKYR
- a CDS encoding NADH-quinone oxidoreductase subunit J, whose product is MDAKTGFFYLFSVVLLFAAFRVITARNPVHAVLYLILAFSQAAAVWLLLKAEFLAIALVLVYLGAVMVLFLFVVMMLDIHIDSVRKGFWKHFPLAATVGALIALEMAAVLMGGFRGMEEPKALAPVLDAAGQAIQHSNTKSLGKLLYTEYLYPVEIAAVILLVAMIAAIALTLRQRKDSKAINPSAQIRVRAADRLAVVKVAATQKPLPDEPAAAAAEEKKA
- the nuoK gene encoding NADH-quinone oxidoreductase subunit NuoK, giving the protein MTLTLGHFLSLGAMLFALSVIGIFLNRKNLIVLLMAIELMLLAVNMNFVAFSYYLGDMHGQVFVFFILTVAAAESAIGLAILVLLFRNKTSINAEDLNTLKG
- the nuoL gene encoding NADH-quinone oxidoreductase subunit L, whose protein sequence is MSQTLSASTLLAVPLAPLAGALLAGVFGTTFGGNWIGRRLSHTLTILGVLVAFVLSAMTLKSVAVDGAYFNETLYTWMVVGGLKMEVGFLVDSLTAMMMVVVTFVSLMVHIYTIGYMEEDDGYNRFFAYISLFTFSMLMLVMSNNLLQLFFGWEAVGLVSYLLIGFWFNKPTAIFANMKAFLVNRVGDFGFILGIGLIAAYAGTLNYGEVFAKSGELGGLAFPGTDWMLITVICICLFIGAMGKSAQFPLHVWLPDSMEGPTPISALIHAATMVTAGIFMVARMSPLFELSDAALNFILVIGAITALFMGFLGIIQNDIKRVVAYSTLSQLGYMTVALGASAYSVAVFHLMTHAFFKALLFLGAGSVIMGMHHNQDIRWMGGVRKYMPITWITSLLGSLALIGTPLFSGFYSKDSIIEAVHFSNLPAAGFAYFAVLAGVFITAFYSFRMYFLVFHGKERFDQNPDAHHDDHHGHDDHHHHEPHESPWVVTVPLVLLAIPSVVVGFMFIQPMLFGDFFKDVIFVDAAKHPAMVKLGEIFHGPVGMALHGLQTAPFWLALAGVAASYYMYMVNPALPAAIKARVQPIYTLLENKYYLDWINENILARGARALGVGLWKGGDQAIIDGALVNGSWKLVRGISGAVRWIQSGFVFHYALVMILGVFALMTWFVWGDALVQLIK